From Drosophila virilis strain 15010-1051.87 chromosome X, Dvir_AGI_RSII-ME, whole genome shotgun sequence, the proteins below share one genomic window:
- the LOC6635602 gene encoding katanin p60 ATPase-containing subunit A-like 2 codes for MKPQTKYGVAATAASTVLCEDVRNFTTRRRNLLYLMHRYLLENGYYSSAEALKGEGRLTEEYELCDNVDLDAIYLEYASFFNLKFGKYPRILKKMGPKLKVELSSTKSGKNATGAPDQSLSQSQSQSQSQQRPGDAQACWHAGVGAATAAAAASLATEQQQQQQQQLQQQGPGQLQANRLALHIKKMETAESTPEPRLGALTEIEHGHAGDDALFASLEWQALAELVKTSILCEDIKLRWTDVCGNQCAIELVKEAVLTPIEYPQLFAHGLKPWRSLLLHGPPGSGKTFLAKALYAETRGKVTFFNITASIMVSKWRGESEKILRVLFHMAARRAPSVIFFDEIESLTSKRDRATDHESSKRFKNELLQLLDGMEHTLSGVFVLASTNLPWDIDEAFLRRFEKKLLVQLPSATERSSLISRLLGTTVSLTSRLLEQLVQLSEHFTGDEIRLACKEISMQRMRCATRACKEANAPKESPAAQEATLERAFKQIRPLGMKLLARHEQWQQENGS; via the coding sequence ATGAAGCCTCAAACCAAATATGGAGTTGCGGCCACAGCTGCCTCGACGGTGCTCTGCGAGGATGTGCGAAATTTTACCACACGGCGACGCAATCTCTTGTATCTGATGCACCGCTATTTGCTGGAGAACGGCTATTACAGCAGCGCGGAGGCGCTCAAGGGCGAGGGGCGGCTCACCGAGGAGTACGAGCTGTGCGACAATGTCGACCTGGATGCCATCTATCTGGAGTACGCGAGCTTCTTCAATCTGAAGTTTGGCAAATATCCGCGCATACTCAAGAAGATGGGTCCCAAGCTCAAGGTGGAGCTGAGCTCCACCAAGTCCGGGAAGAATGCGACAGGTGCACCGGACCAATCAttgtcacagtcacagtcacagtcgcagtcacagcaGCGTCCCGGTGATGCACAGGCCTGCTGGCATGCGGGCGTTGGCGCTGCGAcagccgcagctgccgccAGCCTGGccacagagcagcagcagcagcagcaacagcagctgcagcaacagggGCCTGGACAACTGCAGGCCAATCGCCTGGCGCTGCACATCAAAAAAATGGAGACGGCCGAATCAACACCAGAGCCACGTCTGGGTGCACTGACCGAAATCGAACACGGCCATGCGGGCGACGATGCCCTCTTTGCCTCGCTGGAGTGGCAGGCGCTGGCCGAGCTGGTCAAGACGAGCATTCTGTGCGAGGACATCAAGCTGCGCTGGACGGACGTCTGCGGCAATCAATGCGCCATTGAGCTGGTCAAGGAGGCGGTCCTGACGCCCATCGAGTATCCGCAGCTGTTTGCGCATGGCTTGAAGCCGTGGcgctcgctgctgctgcacggaCCGCCGGGCAGTGGCAAGACCTTTCTGGCCAAGGCTCTGTACGCCGAGACGCGTGGCAAGGTGACATTCTTCAATATCACGGCCAGCATTATGGTATCCAAGTGGCGCGGCGAGTCGGAGAAAATATTGCGCGTGCTGTTCCACATGGCGGCGCGTCGTGCCCCCTCCGTGATTTTCTTCGACGAGATTGAGAGTCTGACCTCGAAGCGGGATCGCGCCACAGATCATGAGTCATCGAAACGTTTCAAGaacgagctgctgcagctgcttgaCGGCATGGAGCATACGCTCAGCGGCGTCTTTGTCCTGGCCAGCACCAATCTGCCATGGGACATCGACGAGGCCTTTCTGCGACGCTTCGAAAAGAAGCTGCTCGTCCAGCTGCCCAGTGCCACCGAGCGCTCCAGTCTCATCAGTCGCCTGCTGGGCACTACGGTAAGCCTGACGTCCCGGCTGCTCGAACAGCTGGTACAGCTTTCCGAGCATTTTACCGGCGATGAGATTCGCCTGGCCTGCAAGGAGATCAGCATGCAACGGATGCGCTGCGCCACGCGCGCCTGCAAGGAGGCGAATGCACCAAAGGAATCTCCAGCCGCTCAAGAGGCGACCCTGGAGCGTGCCTTCAAGCAGATACGACCGTTGGGCATGAAGCTGCTGGCCAGGCACGAGCAGTGGCAACAGGAGAACGGATCATGA